A DNA window from Selenomonas sp. oral taxon 126 contains the following coding sequences:
- a CDS encoding flagellin: TIRDADMAKEMTNYTKNNVLLQAAQSMLAQANQNSSAVLSLLQ; this comes from the coding sequence CACGATTCGCGATGCGGATATGGCGAAGGAGATGACGAACTACACGAAGAACAACGTGCTGCTCCAGGCTGCGCAGTCCATGCTCGCGCAGGCGAACCAGAACAGCTCGGCTGTCCTCTCGCTCCTCCAGTAA
- a CDS encoding glycosyltransferase translates to MRISACYIVKDEAHELRRSLASLREAVDEIAVVSTAGNVAVAEAAAEFGARLYEFPWQDDFSLARNYALEQATGEIVVFLDADEFFFHPEDVHSAILEMMQEHDDSDLMMIPLWNYMTGNSLRDAQRIMSPRIFRRAGLHYEGLIHEQLVRDDGGERIIVYGDERLTIGHTGYLKERGEEKIRRNIAMLERDAQLHGRTPAHAFYLADCYFGLRDYAQTLRLSEEALRSNAVFIGEESKIYHQMIESMRALHYSDEEMLRLADEALAKYPALPDFYAQCGMILCGLARYEEAAEHLTEALAHYDEGFSEVHDSSFFNDSVAAIVAERIAQIYAHLGAAVQADDWRMRAKKYSGETSVVEEKRLRISACYIVRDDARHLRTSIESLRDSVDELIVVDTGSQDDSCGVAVSYGAAVYEIPWADDFAAARNAALERATGDWVVFIDADEYFSTETRTALRAVIAQVDAEGIEVLLVPWHNIDEATGETLLDSYAPRIFRRRAGRHYVGRIHEELREADGSAPPSRPVAPELLTLVHTGYSAALSQEKGERNLRLLLAEAQNSDNPERCWRYLAETYDNLGDERMAEHYALRDIALGRRSVVYAARSYRILLRLYSEHSARREERLAVAEQAVRDFSELPEMHAELAEALAAYHRYTEAIAAAEGAFAAVPTAMVTEPSLFTEEMGAALRRRMAIWGRIAARAKELRIAAAVFVRNDARDMETWLQNTGVYADECVVVDTGSTDGTRAFAAEAGARIVDFAWQDDFAAARNASIAAVNADWAAVLDADESFFEPLELRAYLAMVDVTMPHVDAVLLPIVHVDEDAGERETGRAPHIRLLRMGRGLFYEGRVHEALRKVGGEPILYHEKIALSIRHVGYSSGRIRAKHARNLALMERRMEETGLLPGDCRYLADTYYGLGKYAAALLYARAALEENVTSIGAQSHLHHLLLDAMEKEHSPLAEQIAAARQARDAFPQLPDFHGRLGLLLAAAGGAAALEELTEALRRSEQHADADGEASAFPAWAGAVSAARARLLMEAGERSAAEEELARALALDTAREEALDVFVEMHGQNLDALCALCGRDAATLSYLARFADSYGWLALAAQARTALSSATGKAVPVPEVYGQLQGFSSEDQGRLLVGMLAEHVREMPEVLLHLERDRHAESPPLYARLRDLLPETMRAFWRHYDEPDAVSLPESMEGYNLVREAFIHHADAAQAERFLRAAAGYGAPVLRAAAEDFAAAERWEGAFIAWSLVAALVGGSTDALYGQAIAALRMGAQDEARGYLTEALRSDAGHRKARELMELIG, encoded by the coding sequence ATGAGAATCTCCGCCTGCTATATTGTAAAGGATGAGGCGCATGAACTGCGCCGCTCGCTTGCTTCCCTCAGGGAGGCGGTCGATGAGATTGCCGTTGTCTCGACAGCGGGGAATGTGGCTGTGGCGGAGGCAGCGGCAGAGTTCGGGGCACGTCTCTATGAATTCCCGTGGCAGGATGATTTTTCGCTTGCACGCAACTACGCACTCGAACAGGCTACAGGAGAGATTGTCGTTTTTTTGGATGCGGACGAATTTTTCTTTCATCCCGAGGACGTACACAGCGCAATTCTGGAGATGATGCAGGAGCATGATGATTCCGATCTAATGATGATTCCGCTGTGGAATTACATGACGGGAAATTCTCTGAGAGATGCGCAGCGTATCATGAGTCCGCGTATTTTCCGCAGAGCGGGGCTGCATTACGAAGGGCTGATCCATGAGCAGCTTGTGCGCGATGATGGGGGAGAGCGGATCATTGTCTATGGGGATGAGCGGCTTACGATCGGTCATACGGGGTATCTCAAGGAGCGCGGAGAGGAGAAGATCCGACGGAACATTGCCATGCTCGAGCGCGATGCACAGCTGCACGGGCGCACGCCGGCGCACGCATTCTATCTTGCGGACTGCTATTTCGGGCTGAGGGACTATGCGCAGACGCTGAGATTGTCAGAGGAAGCGCTGCGCAGCAACGCCGTATTTATTGGCGAGGAGAGCAAGATCTACCATCAGATGATTGAGTCCATGCGTGCCCTCCATTATTCCGATGAGGAGATGCTGCGCCTTGCGGACGAGGCGCTTGCCAAGTATCCCGCCCTGCCGGATTTCTACGCACAGTGCGGCATGATCCTCTGTGGACTTGCGCGCTACGAGGAGGCGGCAGAGCATCTGACGGAGGCTCTCGCGCACTACGACGAGGGCTTTTCAGAGGTGCATGACAGCTCGTTCTTCAATGACTCTGTGGCAGCCATCGTGGCGGAGCGCATTGCGCAGATCTATGCACATCTGGGGGCAGCGGTGCAGGCGGATGATTGGCGAATGCGGGCAAAAAAATACAGCGGGGAGACAAGCGTTGTGGAGGAAAAGAGGCTTCGTATCTCTGCGTGCTATATTGTACGAGATGATGCACGGCATCTGAGAACGTCGATTGAGAGTCTGCGTGATTCCGTGGATGAGCTGATTGTCGTCGATACGGGATCGCAGGATGATTCGTGCGGCGTTGCCGTATCCTATGGTGCTGCTGTCTATGAGATTCCTTGGGCGGATGATTTTGCCGCTGCGCGCAATGCCGCATTGGAGCGTGCTACAGGGGACTGGGTTGTATTCATCGATGCAGATGAATATTTCTCGACAGAGACGCGCACGGCGTTGCGCGCCGTGATTGCGCAGGTGGATGCAGAGGGTATCGAAGTGCTCCTTGTGCCGTGGCACAATATCGACGAGGCAACGGGAGAAACCCTGCTTGACTCCTATGCACCGCGCATCTTCCGCCGCCGCGCGGGACGACACTATGTGGGGCGCATTCACGAGGAACTGCGCGAGGCGGACGGCTCTGCGCCGCCGTCCCGTCCCGTTGCACCGGAGCTGCTGACTCTTGTCCATACGGGATACTCGGCTGCACTCTCGCAGGAGAAGGGGGAGCGAAATCTTCGCCTCCTGCTTGCGGAGGCACAGAACTCCGACAACCCCGAGCGCTGTTGGCGCTATCTTGCGGAGACCTATGACAATCTCGGCGATGAACGCATGGCGGAGCACTATGCCCTGCGTGACATTGCGCTTGGACGCCGCTCCGTTGTCTATGCCGCACGTTCCTATCGGATTCTCCTGCGCCTCTATAGCGAGCATTCTGCGCGCAGGGAGGAGCGCCTCGCCGTGGCGGAGCAGGCGGTACGGGATTTCTCCGAGCTGCCCGAGATGCACGCAGAGCTGGCGGAGGCGCTTGCAGCATACCACCGATACACGGAGGCGATTGCGGCGGCAGAGGGGGCATTTGCGGCGGTGCCGACGGCGATGGTGACGGAGCCGTCCCTCTTTACCGAAGAGATGGGCGCGGCGCTCAGGCGGCGCATGGCGATCTGGGGGCGCATTGCGGCGCGTGCGAAGGAGCTGCGCATTGCTGCAGCGGTCTTTGTGCGCAATGATGCGCGCGATATGGAAACGTGGCTGCAAAATACAGGGGTCTATGCGGACGAGTGCGTTGTTGTCGATACGGGCTCGACGGACGGCACGCGTGCGTTCGCTGCAGAGGCGGGGGCGCGCATTGTCGACTTCGCGTGGCAGGATGATTTTGCCGCCGCGCGCAATGCCTCAATTGCGGCGGTCAATGCGGACTGGGCGGCGGTCTTGGATGCGGACGAGAGTTTTTTCGAGCCGTTGGAACTGCGCGCCTATCTCGCAATGGTGGATGTGACGATGCCCCATGTGGACGCCGTGCTCCTTCCGATTGTGCACGTGGACGAGGATGCGGGGGAGCGCGAGACGGGACGCGCGCCGCACATCCGCCTCCTGCGCATGGGACGCGGGCTGTTCTACGAGGGGCGTGTGCATGAAGCGCTGCGGAAGGTGGGCGGGGAGCCGATCCTCTATCATGAGAAAATCGCGCTCTCCATCCGTCATGTGGGCTACTCATCGGGGCGCATCCGCGCAAAGCATGCGCGGAATCTCGCCCTGATGGAGCGGCGCATGGAGGAGACGGGGCTGCTGCCCGGGGACTGCCGCTACCTCGCCGATACCTACTATGGTCTTGGGAAATATGCGGCGGCACTCCTCTATGCGCGTGCCGCCTTGGAGGAGAATGTGACTTCCATTGGCGCGCAGAGTCATCTGCATCACCTTCTGTTGGATGCAATGGAAAAGGAGCACAGCCCGCTCGCGGAGCAGATTGCTGCGGCGCGTCAGGCACGTGATGCCTTCCCGCAGCTGCCGGACTTTCACGGGCGGCTTGGGCTGCTGCTTGCGGCGGCGGGGGGCGCGGCGGCGCTCGAGGAGCTGACCGAGGCACTGCGGCGCTCCGAGCAGCACGCTGATGCGGACGGTGAGGCAAGCGCATTCCCCGCGTGGGCGGGCGCTGTCTCTGCCGCGCGTGCGCGCCTTCTGATGGAGGCGGGCGAGAGGTCAGCTGCGGAGGAAGAGCTTGCACGCGCCCTCGCACTCGATACAGCGCGTGAGGAGGCGCTCGATGTCTTTGTGGAGATGCACGGGCAGAATTTGGACGCGCTCTGTGCGCTGTGCGGCAGGGACGCGGCGACGCTCTCCTATCTTGCACGCTTTGCGGACAGCTATGGCTGGCTTGCGCTCGCCGCACAGGCGCGCACGGCACTCTCCTCGGCGACGGGAAAGGCTGTGCCTGTGCCCGAAGTCTATGGGCAGCTGCAGGGGTTTTCGTCTGAGGATCAGGGGCGGCTGCTCGTGGGGATGCTGGCAGAGCATGTGCGCGAGATGCCCGAAGTTCTCCTGCATCTGGAACGTGATCGGCATGCGGAGAGTCCGCCTCTCTATGCGCGTCTGCGCGATCTCCTGCCGGAGACGATGCGTGCGTTCTGGCGGCACTACGACGAGCCGGATGCCGTCTCGTTGCCGGAGAGCATGGAGGGGTACAATCTCGTGCGCGAGGCGTTTATTCACCATGCGGATGCAGCACAGGCAGAGCGCTTCCTGCGTGCTGCTGCGGGCTATGGCGCGCCTGTCCTGCGTGCGGCGGCAGAGGATTTTGCAGCTGCGGAGCGCTGGGAGGGGGCGTTTATCGCGTGGTCGCTCGTTGCAGCGCTCGTAGGCGGGAGTACGGACGCGCTCTATGGGCAGGCGATTGCCGCCCTCCGTATGGGGGCGCAGGATGAGGCACGGGGCTATTTGACGGAGGCGCTGCGCAGCGATGCGGGGCATCGTAAGGCAAGGGAATTGATGGAGCTGATAGGATGA
- a CDS encoding glycosyltransferase, with translation MKISACVIAKNEAENLPRWLRSMRVFADEMIVVDTGSQDATAEIARAGGARVFHFDWINDFAAAKNFALDQAQGDWVVFTDADEYFTEESAPRVRPLIEEYSGRSKFDGFIVHLVNIDMDTGALLGTTAEVQRIFRRAPHIRFVGSIHEHVENLSGDAGREMAMAPGLTLYHTGYSPRIIKEKSRRDLALLLARRARGEKKKLDEYHLMDCYYTLEDYPEAAHYARLARDSSDRPVGSEDRPHAVLLQSLILMGAADEEITAAYETARDALPKKADFPLIYGTWAWEQGYFACARKAYQAGLHLHEEYYREGDYSGILAPSAYARLGEAAALAGDSEEAAACYERALRLSPRYAPALAALVRLLHRAGADDPTVIGTLRTLYDEEHDADFLASVLAGVFPRASLYYDRRASRHFSVRRRFLLAGDVNSAAASLVEDMERAAALAAAYGGDFAPESQGALALLLPDSCKEVSAAPEAARMLRRIGRLAGGTA, from the coding sequence ATGAAGATCTCGGCGTGTGTCATCGCAAAGAATGAGGCGGAGAATCTGCCGCGTTGGCTCCGCTCGATGCGTGTCTTTGCCGATGAGATGATTGTGGTCGATACGGGCTCGCAGGATGCGACGGCGGAGATTGCGCGCGCGGGCGGGGCACGGGTCTTTCATTTCGACTGGATCAATGATTTTGCTGCGGCAAAGAATTTTGCGCTCGACCAGGCGCAGGGCGACTGGGTCGTCTTTACCGATGCGGATGAGTATTTTACTGAGGAGAGTGCGCCGCGCGTGCGTCCGCTGATCGAGGAGTACAGCGGGCGAAGCAAATTCGACGGCTTTATCGTCCACCTCGTCAACATCGACATGGACACGGGTGCGCTGCTCGGCACGACTGCCGAGGTGCAGCGCATCTTTCGCCGTGCGCCGCATATCCGCTTTGTGGGGAGCATCCACGAGCACGTGGAGAATCTGAGCGGGGATGCGGGGCGCGAGATGGCGATGGCACCGGGGCTGACGCTCTATCATACGGGGTACTCGCCGCGCATCATCAAGGAGAAGTCGCGGCGCGATCTCGCGCTGCTGCTCGCGAGGCGTGCGCGCGGGGAGAAGAAAAAGCTCGATGAATATCATCTGATGGACTGCTACTATACGCTTGAGGACTATCCCGAGGCGGCGCATTATGCGCGTCTGGCGCGGGACAGCAGCGACCGTCCCGTCGGCTCGGAGGATCGCCCGCACGCCGTCCTCCTGCAGTCGCTCATCCTCATGGGCGCGGCAGATGAGGAGATCACGGCAGCGTATGAGACGGCGCGGGATGCGCTTCCAAAGAAGGCGGATTTTCCTCTGATCTACGGCACATGGGCGTGGGAGCAGGGGTATTTTGCGTGCGCGCGAAAGGCATATCAGGCGGGGCTGCACCTGCATGAGGAATACTACCGCGAAGGGGACTACTCGGGCATCCTCGCGCCGAGCGCCTATGCGCGCCTCGGGGAGGCGGCGGCGCTCGCGGGGGACTCGGAAGAGGCTGCTGCATGCTATGAGCGTGCGCTGCGTCTCAGCCCACGCTATGCGCCCGCGCTTGCCGCGCTCGTGCGCCTCCTCCATAGGGCAGGGGCAGATGATCCGACTGTCATCGGGACGCTGCGGACACTCTACGATGAGGAGCACGATGCGGATTTTCTCGCCTCCGTGCTCGCGGGCGTGTTTCCGCGTGCGAGCCTCTACTATGACCGCCGCGCAAGCCGGCATTTCTCTGTGCGCCGCCGCTTCCTGCTCGCGGGGGATGTGAACTCTGCGGCGGCGTCGCTTGTGGAGGATATGGAGCGTGCAGCGGCGCTTGCGGCGGCATATGGGGGGGATTTTGCCCCCGAGAGTCAGGGAGCGCTTGCGCTGCTCCTGCCGGATTCCTGCAAGGAGGTCTCGGCTGCTCCCGAGGCCGCACGGATGCTGCGCCGCATTGGACGGCTGGCAGGAGGGACGGCATGA
- a CDS encoding O-linked N-acetylglucosamine transferase, SPINDLY family protein translates to MRRAALEALRDAIFAALARGDEASALRGIEALRPYAPAEAAGLLTALHIEAGHAQEALAAWGECERCAPHDPYTMFLRARIALLDGERRAALDLLLPLMDAPLSPAIAEKVYNIAGQCARFLGRAQEAVAFYARARDAAPDLALKALNASNVLFNRHYLPATLAEDRQAAEEYSALFAAVRQFDHAGHGRGTRLRIGYLSPDVREHVVLSFSYALMTAPDSAYFEVTVYALNAEDGYTEQVKAGVAHFRNLARLSAEEAARVIYRDGIDILVDLAGHTAGRTLPILAYRPAPVQISGIGYFASTGLSTVDYFLADPILAAGEAEAGFTEELLVLPATHFCWQPLHSAPAPDHAPAVGRPIVFGSFNNFTKLNDEVLRVWAEILRRVEGSRLFLKTDVFSYADARAEALQRLEAAGIPLAYVDTEGASRDYLAAYNHVDIALDPFPYPGGGTTCDALYMGVPVVTLTGESLGSRFGASLLENIGAGALVTRTTEEYVERAVSLARDTELLDALHAGLRGMMEASPVMDRTAYGSAVSAAYEAIWAAYEARTGLLKSPAQNDDSMSMDIKELKERIFALLEAHRYAEAESYAANALRAGTADDMIRYLHAYAVERQGDLPRTMALAEEYIAQGRRSLRHEFMRLRAAVAYRVGDARAAEFYRCAYEEEPSDTALYSSFLLAQNAQNAAADELFRAHCAYGALFKETPRYTYAAPYRHEKIRIGYISPDFRRNVMQHFVQPLLTAYDGAHFEVYVYSTAAEPDEVTAALRPHADVWYDMGGTAPEGIAAQIHADEIDVLVDLAGHASGGALPVLAHKPAPVQVMGLGYTATSGLDAVNYFLTDALCDPVGGESEKYFTEQLIRLPSQFVYVPRAGLPAPTGTPARKRGHILFGVFNQYRKFTDEMLLLWREIMERVPHAQLLLKSQIFFAPAMVEEARERLTRLGFDLTRVLLEPATTDYMERYLDVDIALDTYPWPGGGTTCDALYMGVPVVTLYGARRSTRFSYALLSLVGLDELAVQSPAEYVERVAGLAGDLDALDRLHRGLRGRMERSAVMDQEGYMRALEQAYEHALARWSEGERA, encoded by the coding sequence ATGAGGAGGGCTGCGCTTGAGGCGCTGCGCGATGCGATCTTTGCGGCGCTGGCGCGCGGCGATGAGGCATCGGCGCTGCGCGGTATCGAGGCGCTGCGTCCCTACGCGCCCGCCGAGGCAGCGGGGCTCCTCACTGCGCTGCACATCGAGGCGGGGCACGCGCAGGAGGCGCTTGCCGCGTGGGGGGAATGTGAGAGATGTGCGCCGCACGATCCCTATACGATGTTTCTGCGTGCGCGCATTGCGCTCCTCGACGGGGAGCGGCGCGCCGCACTCGATCTGCTCCTGCCGCTTATGGATGCCCCGCTGTCCCCCGCGATTGCGGAGAAGGTCTATAACATCGCGGGGCAGTGTGCGCGTTTCCTCGGGCGCGCGCAGGAGGCGGTCGCCTTTTACGCGCGGGCGCGCGATGCTGCCCCCGACCTTGCGCTCAAGGCGCTCAACGCGAGCAATGTCCTCTTCAACCGCCACTATCTCCCCGCGACGCTTGCCGAGGACAGGCAGGCAGCGGAGGAATACAGCGCGCTCTTTGCGGCTGTGCGGCAATTCGATCACGCGGGACACGGGCGAGGCACGCGGCTGCGGATCGGCTATCTTTCTCCTGATGTGAGGGAGCACGTTGTGCTCTCCTTTTCGTATGCGCTGATGACGGCGCCCGACTCCGCGTATTTTGAGGTGACGGTGTATGCGCTGAACGCGGAGGACGGCTATACGGAACAGGTGAAGGCAGGCGTCGCACACTTTCGCAATCTCGCGCGTCTCTCGGCAGAGGAGGCGGCGCGGGTCATCTATCGCGACGGCATCGACATCCTCGTCGATCTTGCAGGGCATACGGCAGGCAGGACGCTGCCGATCCTCGCATACCGTCCCGCGCCCGTGCAGATCTCGGGCATCGGCTACTTTGCCTCGACGGGGCTTTCCACCGTGGATTACTTCCTTGCCGATCCGATTCTCGCGGCGGGGGAGGCGGAGGCGGGCTTCACGGAGGAGCTGCTCGTCCTGCCCGCGACGCATTTCTGCTGGCAGCCGCTGCACTCTGCACCTGCGCCCGATCACGCGCCTGCGGTGGGGCGTCCCATTGTATTTGGCAGCTTCAACAACTTTACAAAGCTGAACGATGAGGTGCTGCGCGTCTGGGCGGAGATTCTGCGCCGCGTGGAGGGGAGCCGCCTCTTTCTCAAGACGGATGTGTTTTCCTATGCAGACGCACGTGCGGAGGCGCTGCAGCGACTCGAGGCAGCGGGCATTCCGCTCGCATATGTCGATACGGAGGGCGCGTCGCGCGACTATCTTGCGGCGTACAATCATGTGGATATCGCACTCGATCCCTTCCCCTATCCGGGTGGCGGTACGACCTGCGACGCACTCTACATGGGCGTGCCCGTTGTGACGCTGACGGGGGAGAGCCTCGGCAGCCGCTTCGGCGCGTCCCTTTTGGAGAATATCGGGGCGGGGGCGCTTGTCACGCGGACGACGGAGGAATATGTTGAGCGTGCTGTTTCTTTGGCACGCGACACGGAGCTGCTCGACGCACTGCACGCGGGGCTGCGGGGGATGATGGAGGCCTCGCCCGTGATGGATCGGACGGCGTACGGCAGCGCTGTTAGTGCGGCGTACGAAGCCATATGGGCGGCGTATGAAGCTCGTACGGGTCTGTTAAAGTCCCCTGCGCAGAATGACGATAGTATGAGTATGGATATCAAGGAACTCAAGGAACGTATCTTTGCCCTGCTCGAAGCGCATCGCTATGCCGAAGCGGAATCGTATGCGGCGAATGCCCTGCGCGCGGGGACGGCGGATGATATGATCCGCTATCTGCACGCCTATGCCGTGGAGCGGCAGGGCGATCTGCCGCGCACCATGGCACTGGCAGAGGAATATATCGCGCAGGGGCGCAGGAGTCTTCGCCATGAGTTCATGCGGCTGCGCGCCGCCGTTGCCTATCGCGTGGGAGATGCGCGGGCGGCGGAATTCTACAGATGTGCCTACGAGGAGGAGCCGTCCGATACGGCGCTCTACAGTTCGTTCCTCCTTGCGCAGAACGCGCAGAATGCGGCGGCGGACGAGCTCTTTCGCGCGCACTGTGCCTATGGTGCGCTTTTCAAAGAAACGCCGCGCTATACCTATGCTGCGCCCTATCGGCATGAGAAGATTCGCATCGGCTACATCTCTCCCGATTTTCGCCGCAATGTCATGCAGCATTTCGTGCAGCCGCTCCTGACGGCGTATGATGGCGCGCATTTCGAGGTCTATGTCTACAGCACGGCGGCAGAGCCGGACGAGGTGACGGCGGCGCTGCGTCCCCATGCGGACGTGTGGTATGATATGGGCGGGACTGCACCGGAGGGGATCGCCGCGCAGATTCATGCGGATGAGATTGACGTGCTTGTCGATCTGGCGGGGCATGCGTCGGGCGGTGCGCTGCCCGTGCTTGCGCACAAACCCGCGCCCGTACAGGTGATGGGGCTCGGCTATACGGCGACCTCGGGGCTGGATGCCGTCAACTATTTCCTGACAGATGCACTTTGCGATCCCGTTGGGGGGGAGAGCGAGAAATATTTTACGGAGCAGCTCATCCGTCTCCCGAGTCAGTTCGTCTATGTGCCGCGTGCGGGACTGCCCGCCCCCACGGGGACACCCGCGCGCAAGCGGGGGCATATCCTCTTCGGCGTGTTCAACCAGTATCGCAAATTCACGGATGAGATGCTGCTCCTCTGGCGCGAGATCATGGAGCGCGTGCCGCACGCACAGCTGCTGCTGAAATCGCAGATCTTCTTTGCGCCCGCAATGGTGGAGGAGGCGCGGGAGAGGCTCACGCGTCTCGGATTCGATCTCACGCGCGTGCTCCTCGAACCTGCAACAACGGACTATATGGAGCGCTACCTCGATGTGGATATTGCGCTCGACACATACCCTTGGCCGGGCGGCGGCACGACCTGCGACGCGCTCTACATGGGCGTGCCCGTTGTGACGCTGTATGGGGCGCGGCGCAGCACGCGCTTTTCCTATGCGCTGCTCTCACTCGTTGGGCTGGATGAACTGGCAGTGCAGTCCCCTGCGGAGTATGTGGAGCGCGTCGCCGGTCTGGCGGGGGATCTGGATGCGCTCGATCGGCTGCACAGGGGGCTGCGCGGTCGGATGGAGCGCTCGGCAGTCATGGATCAGGAGGGCTATATGCGCGCCTTGGAACAGGCATATGAGCATGCGCTTGCGCGTTGGAGTGAAGGAGAGAGGGCATGA
- a CDS encoding O-linked N-acetylglucosamine transferase family protein encodes MKKRKQKQIRRAAKGQPQKLRIGYLSSDFGAGRTRDLLPMYFFSYDRLRFEVYAYHTGAGGDTELFSKEVPLRELGAMSAQEAAAAIRADGIDLLVDLSLRAPNAMTREIMALRPARHIVSLAADCPAGLAAALPLVEGAPILAHCYTPFQRVHDYTYRTPLLDAPMPTIGVVGACAEGAAQTLVELLCSVLQGLPAVRLILPAAIAAALSEADMERIAAAGTEESVLELVDELPYAQLDLVTAVDADLVDVCRAAERGVPLVTAAAYVHGADAAHILTQLGMEPVWDAARLSTEICCLCADLLRLMALHNCLHWCLYDLCDADAILFSVERAYDRLLAEGRGETAAELAACLAEAEARADWKALISAAHALDGTDALAPEQRMSLAWAYLFSDAKTLAGHWALMAEGVSEDREAARIYLSVVSPEPPGTKQEIFARAQEGLARIGEGLPAVSDVRTLLLKVCAGHGDLVVGSEAASAYSRLCAEEAEDDAMRRYYYGVSLFQLNAVDLPAEEIYRRSCGYGTFFSDVNQFSHRGRRRREKLRIGYISGDFRQHVMQYFIWPFLAGFDRDAFEVYVYNMGKEDQYSEFFRTLVTEWRDLRSYEKDMGRIARAIYDDEIDILFDLAGHTGDSGLAALAWKPAPVQLSGLGYMATTGLPAVDYFVTDHYCDPPGNERFYVEKLLRLTSQFCYNGYTSLPASQGTPAKTRGYVVFASFNQYTKLTDSMLRAWREIMERVP; translated from the coding sequence ATGAAGAAACGAAAGCAAAAGCAGATACGCAGGGCGGCAAAGGGACAGCCGCAGAAGCTGCGGATCGGCTATCTCTCCTCGGACTTCGGGGCGGGGCGTACGCGGGATCTGCTGCCGATGTATTTTTTCTCCTATGATCGTCTGCGCTTTGAGGTCTACGCCTATCATACGGGGGCGGGCGGCGATACAGAACTGTTCTCGAAGGAGGTGCCGCTGCGGGAGCTCGGAGCGATGAGCGCGCAGGAGGCGGCTGCTGCGATTCGCGCGGATGGCATAGACCTCCTCGTTGATCTCTCGCTGCGTGCGCCCAATGCCATGACGCGCGAGATCATGGCGCTGCGTCCCGCACGGCACATCGTATCGCTTGCGGCAGACTGCCCCGCAGGGCTTGCGGCTGCGCTTCCATTGGTCGAGGGTGCACCGATCCTCGCGCACTGTTATACGCCCTTTCAGCGTGTGCATGACTATACCTATCGTACCCCGCTGCTCGATGCGCCGATGCCGACGATTGGTGTCGTGGGGGCATGTGCGGAGGGGGCGGCACAGACTCTGGTCGAGCTGCTCTGCAGTGTGCTGCAGGGTCTGCCTGCCGTTCGTCTGATCCTGCCCGCCGCGATTGCGGCGGCACTCTCCGAGGCGGATATGGAGCGCATTGCAGCGGCGGGGACGGAGGAGTCTGTGCTCGAGCTCGTGGACGAGCTGCCCTATGCGCAGCTCGATCTGGTGACGGCGGTGGACGCCGATCTCGTGGATGTCTGCCGCGCGGCGGAGCGCGGCGTGCCGCTTGTGACGGCGGCAGCGTATGTGCACGGCGCTGACGCCGCGCATATCCTCACGCAGCTCGGCATGGAACCCGTGTGGGATGCCGCGCGTCTCAGCACGGAGATCTGCTGCCTGTGCGCGGATCTGCTGCGCCTGATGGCGCTGCACAACTGTCTGCACTGGTGCCTCTACGATCTCTGCGATGCGGATGCAATCCTCTTTTCGGTGGAGCGTGCCTACGACCGCCTCCTTGCAGAGGGGCGGGGGGAGACGGCGGCGGAACTTGCCGCGTGTCTCGCAGAGGCTGAGGCGCGCGCGGATTGGAAGGCGCTGATCTCCGCTGCACACGCACTGGACGGGACGGATGCGCTCGCACCCGAGCAGCGCATGAGTCTGGCGTGGGCATATCTCTTCTCCGATGCAAAGACCCTCGCAGGGCACTGGGCGCTCATGGCGGAGGGCGTGTCGGAGGATCGCGAGGCTGCGCGGATCTATCTCTCGGTTGTCAGTCCGGAGCCGCCCGGGACGAAGCAGGAGATCTTCGCACGTGCGCAGGAGGGGCTTGCCCGCATCGGGGAGGGGCTGCCCGCTGTGTCCGATGTACGCACATTGCTCCTCAAGGTATGTGCGGGGCATGGGGATCTTGTTGTAGGATCTGAAGCGGCATCCGCCTACTCCAGGCTCTGTGCGGAGGAGGCGGAGGACGATGCCATGCGCCGCTACTATTACGGCGTGAGCCTCTTCCAGCTGAATGCGGTGGATCTCCCGGCAGAGGAGATCTATCGGCGCAGCTGCGGCTATGGGACGTTCTTTTCCGATGTGAATCAGTTCTCCCATCGCGGGCGGCGCAGGAGGGAAAAGCTCCGCATCGGCTATATCTCGGGGGATTTCCGACAGCACGTCATGCAGTATTTCATCTGGCCGTTTCTTGCGGGATTCGACCGCGATGCATTCGAGGTCTATGTCTACAACATGGGCAAGGAGGATCAGTATTCGGAGTTCTTCCGCACGCTCGTGACAGAGTGGCGGGATCTGCGGTCGTATGAGAAGGATATGGGGCGGATCGCGCGTGCAATCTACGATGATGAGATCGACATCCTCTTCGACCTTGCGGGGCATACGGGGGACTCGGGGCTTGCCGCCCTCGCGTGGAAACCTGCGCCCGTCCAGCTCTCGGGGCTCGGCTATATGGCGACGACGGGACTGCCGGCGGTGGACTATTTCGTAACGGATCACTACTGCGATCCGCCGGGCAATGAGCGCTTCTATGTTGAAAAATTACTGCGCCTGACGAGTCAATTCTGCTATAATGGATATACGAGTCTGCCCGCATCGCAGGGGACACCCGCAAAAACGCGCGGCTATGTCGTCTTTGCCTCGTTCAATCAGTATACGAAGCTGACGGATTCGATGCTGAGGGCATGGCGGGAGATCATGGAGCGTGTGCCGAA